From a region of the Cyprinus carpio isolate SPL01 chromosome B21, ASM1834038v1, whole genome shotgun sequence genome:
- the LOC122141247 gene encoding epidermal growth factor-like protein 8, whose amino-acid sequence MYTVVLLSSSLFLLHVTCTPQIHGHHGRRVCVGDAWSRRVSHSTESFLQPVHKPYITMCQNHRMCSTYKTIYRISYRQVSRAAPNVHIYPECCPGWRRMHSHCNQAVCAQSCANGGSCVRPNHCACLKGWTGRYCQTGT is encoded by the exons atgtacacAGTGGTGCTGCTCTCCTCCTCTCTGTTTCTCCTGCATGTGACCTGCACACCTCAGATTCACGGTCATCACGG gaggagaGTGTGTGTTGGAGATGCCTGGAGTCGTCGTGTGTCTCACAGCACAGAGTCGTTTCTTCAGCCCGTACACAAACCCTACATCACCATGTGCCAAAACCACCGCATGTGTAGCACATACAA gacAATCTACAGGATTTCTTACAGGCAGGTGAGCAGAGCAGCTCCTAATGTACACATTTACCCAGAATGCTGTCCGGGATGGAGACGCATGCATTCACACTGTAACCAAG CGGTGTGTGCGCAGTCTTGTGCAAACGGAGGCTCTTGTGTAAGGCCTAATCACTGTGCATGTCTGAAAGGATGGACGGGACGATACTGTCAAACAGGTACTTGA